The sequence below is a genomic window from Halomonas halophila.
GCGCTTCTTCGACTATCTCTCTTCCGCCGAGGTCCAGGCCGACTGGCACCAGTTCTCCGGCTATCTGCCGATCACCCAGGCGGCCTACGAGCTCGGCCAGCAGCAGGGCTTCTACGAGCAGAACCCGGGCAGCGCCGTGGCCATCGAGCAGATGACCGGCGTCACGCCCACGGCCAACTCCAAGGGCCTGCGCCTGGGCAACATGCCGCAGATCCGCGACGTCATCGAGGAGCAGCTGGAGCGCATCTTCAACGGCGACGTGAGCGCCCAGGACGGCCTGAGCGAGGCCGTGCGCCGCGGCAACGCGCTGCTGGAGCGCTTCCAGCAGGCCAACGGCTGATCCGCCCTCCGCCTCCGCCCCGTGCCGGCACGCCGCCCTGGCGTGCCGGCCCTTTTCCTCTCCAGCGATAAACGACCATGGCGACCTTCCAGCGACACCGCGTCACGCCCTGGCTGCTGCTCGCCCCGCAGCTGGCCGTCGTGGCGATCTTCTTCTTCTGGCCCGCCGCCCAGGCCATGCTTCAGGCCTTCTACGTCGAGGATCCCTTCGGCCTCGGCCGCACCTTCGTCGCCTTCGAGAACTTCGCGCGGGTGCTGGCCTCGGCGGAGTACTACCGGGCGCTGGGCATCACCGTGACCTTCAGTGCCGGCGTGGCGCTGGGCGCCATGGCGCTGGCGCTGCTGCTGGCGGTGCTCGCCGACCGGGTGATCAAGGGGGCCGGCGCCTACAAGGCGCTGCTGATCTGGCCCTATGCGGTGGCGCCCGCGGTGGCCGGCGTGCTGTGGGGCTTCATGCTCGACCCGGAGCTCGGCCTGATCAGCGCCGGGCTCGGCGCGCTCGACATCGACTGGAACCACCAGCTCAACGGCGGCCAGGCCATGGCGCTGGTGGTGATGGCCTCGATCTGGAAGCAGATGAGCTACAACTTCGTGTTCTTCCTGGCCGGCCTGCAGGCGATTCCCAGGAGCCTGCTGGAGGCCGCCGCCATCGACGGCGCCGGCCCCTGGCGGCGCTTCTGGACCATCACCTTCCCGCTGCTGTCGCCGACCAGCTTCTTCCTGCTGGTGATGAACAGCGTCTACGCCTTCTTCGAGACCTTCGGCACCATCGACGCCACCACCGCCGGCGGCCCCGGCGGTGCTACGCGCACCCTGGTCTACAAGGTCTTCGAGGACGGCTTCATCGGCTACGACCTGGGCTCCAGTGCCGCCCAGTCGGTGCTGCTGATGGGGCTGGTGGGCCTGCTCACCCTGCTGCAGTTCCGCTACCTCGAGCGCAGGGTTCAGTACTGACACCGGAGAGACGCCCATGCGCTACCGCCGCCGCGGCCTGGACATCGCCAGCCACGCGCTGCTGATCCTGGCCCTGATCGCCTTCTGCCTGCCGGTGTGGCTGGCCATCACCGCAGCCACCCACGACCAGGCCTCGCTGTATACCGGCACCGCGCCGCTGTGGTTCGGCTCCGAGGGCCTCGACAACTTCCGCGCCGTGCTCACCGAGCCGGTCGGCCGGCTGGGTACCGACGTCACTCGGCTGCTGCTCAATTCCACGGTCATGGCGCTGGGCATCGCCCTCGGCAAGATCGCCATCGCCATCCTGGCCGCCTACGCCATCGTGTTCTTCCGCTTTCCGCTGCGTCGGCTGTGCTTCTGGCTGATCTTCATCACCCTGATGCTGCCGGTGGAGGTGCGCATCATGCCCACCTACAAGGTGGCGGCCGATCTGGGACTGCTGAACTCCTACGTGGGGCTGATCCTGCCGCTGATCGCCAGCGCCACGGCGACCTTCCTGTTCCGGCAGTTCTACCTCACCGTGCCGCCGGAGCTGCTCGAGGCCGCCCGGGTCGACGGCGCCGGCCCCTGGCGCTTCCTCAAGGACATCCTGCTGCCACTGTCGACGACCAACATCGCCGCCCTGTTCGTGATCATGTTCCTCTATGGCTGGAACCAGTATCTCTGGCCGCTGCTGATCACCACCGAATCCGATCACATGACCATCGTGGTCAGCCTCAAGCGCCTGCTCTCCTCGGCCGACAACCTGGTGCCCTGGCAGACGGTCATGGCCACCGCCCTGCTGGCCATGCTGCCGCCGGTGGCGGTGATCGTGCTGATGCAGCGCTACTTCGTGAAGGGCCTGGTCGACGCCGAGAAATGACACACTCCAACGGACACGAGAGACGCCTATGGCCACGCTTCGCCTGAGCGCCCTGCGCAAGACCTACCCCAACGGTTTCACGGCCCTGCACGGCGCCGACCTCGAGATCGTCGACGGCGAGCTGATCGTGGTGGTCGGCCCCTCGGGCTGCGGCAAGTCCACCCTGCTGCGGATGCTCGCCGGGCTGGAATCGATCAGCGACGGCGAGCTCGTCATCGACGACCGCCGGGTGAACGACCTGGAGCCCGCCCAGCGCGACATCGCCATGGTGTTCCAGAACTACGCCCTCTACCCGCACATGAGCGTGGCCGACAACATGGCCTACGCGCTGAAGAACCGCGGCGTACCCAAGGCCGAGCGCCGCCGCAAGGTGGAGGAAACGGCGCGCCTGATCGGTCTCGAGGACCTGCTCGACCGGCGCCCGAAACAGCTTTCCGGCGGCCAGCGCCAGCGGGTGGCCATGGGCCGCGCCATCGTCCGCGAGCCCCGGGTGTTCCTGTTCGACGAGCCGCTGTCGAACCTCGACGCCAAGCTGCGCGTGCAAATGCGCCTCGAGATCCGCCGCCTGCAGAAGCGCCTCGGCGTCACCGCGGTCTACGTCACCCACGATCAGGTCGAGGCCATGACCCTGGCCGACCGGCTGGTGGTGATGAACGGCGGGCGCATCGAGCAGGTCGGCACCCCGATGCATCTCTACGAGCGCCCCGCCAGCCGCTTCGTAGCCGGCTTCATCGGCTCGCCGGCGATGAACTTTCTCGACGCCCGTCTCGATGCCCGCCTTCAGGGCGACACCCTGACGCTGCCCTGCTGCACCCGGCTGGCCTCACCCGTGTCGGCATCCGGCGAGGCGAAGCCGGTGTGCCTGGGCATCCGCCCGGAGCACCTGACCGTGGTGCCCGAAGGCGACGTTATCGACGGCGATCTGTCCGCCCGGGTCGAGCTGGTCGAGCCGCTGGGCGCCGACACCCTCGTCCATGCCCGGCTCGAAGGGCAGGACGATCTGGTGGTGGCGCGCGTCGACGGTATCCGCGCGGTGGCCGAAGGCGATAGGCTGGCCCTGCGGCCGGATGCCGGCCGCCTGCATCTCTTCGCCCCCGACACAGGGCAGCGCCTGGACCCCCTGGAGCCCGAATGCCAGCACTCGACCTCCCCCGCCTGATCGCCCATCGCGGCCTCTCCGCCCGCGCCCCCGAGAACACCCTGGCGGCGGTGCGCGCGGCCCATGCGGCCGGCATCATCTGGGTCGAGCTCGACGTGCAGCTGCTCGGCGACGGCACGCCGGTGATCTGGCACGACCGCGACGTGTCGCGCTGCTCGGACGGCCGCGGCCGGCTGGCGGCCATGGACCTGGCCGCGGCCCGACGGCTGGACACGGGTGCCTGGTTCGCCCCCGCCTTCGCCGGCGAGCGGATGGCCACCCTCGACGCAATGCTCGCGCTGCTCGCCGAACTCGGCATGGGCGTGAATCTGGAGCTCAAGGTCAACCGCGGCCACGACCCGGTGGCGCTGGCCGAAGCCGCGGTGCCCGCGCTGATGGAGGCACTGCCCTACGAGCGGCGGCTGGTGTCGTCCTTCGACGAGCGGGCGCTGAGGGTCAGTCGCGCGCTGGCCGGCCCCGAACGGTTGGCCCTGGGGGCGTTGTTCGACCGCGTGCCCCGGGACTGGCAGTCGCGCGCCGAGGCGCTGCAGGCCGTCAGCGTGCACGCCAACTGGAAACCGTTGAAGGCGGAGCGGGCCCGCGCCATCAAGGCCGCCGGCCATGCGCTGATCTGCTACACCGCCAACGACCCGGCCGCCTTCGCCCCACGCTGGGACTGGGGCGTCGATACGGTGATCAGCGACGACCCCACGCGTTTTCGCTGAGTCAGACGACGAGACCATCGGCGACGCTCAGCCGCCGATCAGCGCCTCGATGGCGGCCGGATCGAGATGTTCCTCCAGGGTATCGGCCAGCCGGTCGAGCTGACGCTCGCGGTGGGCGGCCAGATCCACGGCCGCACCCTCGCCAGCAAGTCCCAGCATGGCCAGCAGTGCGGCGGCCGCCGGCGCCTCGTCGAACAGGCCGTGCAGGTAGGTGCCCATCACCTGGCCGTCCTCGCTCACCGCGCCGTCCGGGCGGCCGTCCAGGTCGAGCAGCGGCCGCGCCAGCGCCGGGCC
It includes:
- the ugpA gene encoding sn-glycerol-3-phosphate ABC transporter permease UgpA; this translates as MATFQRHRVTPWLLLAPQLAVVAIFFFWPAAQAMLQAFYVEDPFGLGRTFVAFENFARVLASAEYYRALGITVTFSAGVALGAMALALLLAVLADRVIKGAGAYKALLIWPYAVAPAVAGVLWGFMLDPELGLISAGLGALDIDWNHQLNGGQAMALVVMASIWKQMSYNFVFFLAGLQAIPRSLLEAAAIDGAGPWRRFWTITFPLLSPTSFFLLVMNSVYAFFETFGTIDATTAGGPGGATRTLVYKVFEDGFIGYDLGSSAAQSVLLMGLVGLLTLLQFRYLERRVQY
- the ugpE gene encoding sn-glycerol-3-phosphate ABC transporter permease UgpE, coding for MRYRRRGLDIASHALLILALIAFCLPVWLAITAATHDQASLYTGTAPLWFGSEGLDNFRAVLTEPVGRLGTDVTRLLLNSTVMALGIALGKIAIAILAAYAIVFFRFPLRRLCFWLIFITLMLPVEVRIMPTYKVAADLGLLNSYVGLILPLIASATATFLFRQFYLTVPPELLEAARVDGAGPWRFLKDILLPLSTTNIAALFVIMFLYGWNQYLWPLLITTESDHMTIVVSLKRLLSSADNLVPWQTVMATALLAMLPPVAVIVLMQRYFVKGLVDAEK
- a CDS encoding sn-glycerol-3-phosphate import ATP-binding protein UgpC; translation: MATLRLSALRKTYPNGFTALHGADLEIVDGELIVVVGPSGCGKSTLLRMLAGLESISDGELVIDDRRVNDLEPAQRDIAMVFQNYALYPHMSVADNMAYALKNRGVPKAERRRKVEETARLIGLEDLLDRRPKQLSGGQRQRVAMGRAIVREPRVFLFDEPLSNLDAKLRVQMRLEIRRLQKRLGVTAVYVTHDQVEAMTLADRLVVMNGGRIEQVGTPMHLYERPASRFVAGFIGSPAMNFLDARLDARLQGDTLTLPCCTRLASPVSASGEAKPVCLGIRPEHLTVVPEGDVIDGDLSARVELVEPLGADTLVHARLEGQDDLVVARVDGIRAVAEGDRLALRPDAGRLHLFAPDTGQRLDPLEPECQHSTSPA
- a CDS encoding glycerophosphodiester phosphodiesterase family protein, with amino-acid sequence MPALDLPRLIAHRGLSARAPENTLAAVRAAHAAGIIWVELDVQLLGDGTPVIWHDRDVSRCSDGRGRLAAMDLAAARRLDTGAWFAPAFAGERMATLDAMLALLAELGMGVNLELKVNRGHDPVALAEAAVPALMEALPYERRLVSSFDERALRVSRALAGPERLALGALFDRVPRDWQSRAEALQAVSVHANWKPLKAERARAIKAAGHALICYTANDPAAFAPRWDWGVDTVISDDPTRFR